GTACGGCAGCCGCCTCTTCCGCAGCGACTTCGTCGGTGCTTTCGGCGTTGTCGTCCATCAGCAACTGTTCGGCGTCGGACGCCTTTTCAACCACATGGATGCCCATGTCGTTGATCATCTGGACGATGTCTTCCACCTGATCGGTGTCAGTAATCGACTCCGGCAGATGGTCATTCACTTCGGCGTAGGTCAGGTAGCCCTGCTCTTTGCCCAGAGCGATCAGCTGTTTCAGCTGTGACTGCTGCTGCTCTTTCTGCGACGTCATGTTGCGGCCCGTGGTTGGAGTTGCCAAACGGCGGATTATACTGGAAGCCCCGTGCTGTGCCTACATGGCATGGCGACGGGTATCAGCTCGATATGTGTCCATCTTTCGGTATTTCAAGGTGTTGCGCGTGAAGGTGAGGGGTTGACGGCGGGCTACTGCAGGGGCGCTGACAGGCTCAGCCGGGCGTCGCTCAGAGCCCGGTGCAGGCTCATCAGGCGGCGGGCATCAGGGCGCGGCTGCCGGGTCTCCTGGCTGATGGCCTGCTCCAGACGGCGCACTTCCAGCTGCTGGACGGCGTCGCGCCAGTAGCGGCCTGCGGTGGCCTCGTCCATGGGCGTGCGCAGGGTTTCGCGCAGCAGCCGGGTCAGCAGTTCTCCCTGTTCCAGAGCCATCAGGCTGCCCAGCAGGGCCGCAGCGGGTTGATCCGGATTGTCCTGCACCAGGGTGCTGACCTCGATCAGCAGGTCCATGCCTGGCAGTTCCAGTTCCTCGACCTTCTCGGGCAGCGGGTGCTGGCGGATCAGCGACGGGGCGTTCAGCAGTATCACCGTCATCCGCTCACCCAGGCTCAGTGTGCTGCCGCGCCCCCGCCGTGGCGGGGCGGTGCGGGGGGTGGACGGCGCCACGACGGGTGGCGGTGCGCCCCAGTCAGGCGGCGGCGTATCGGCCGGGGGAGCCCCGTAGGCGTCCTCATCAAACCAGACGTCCGGCCCCGGCGGTGGGCCGCTGCCTGCCGAGGACGCGGGCGGCGTGGCGGCGCGTGCCGGGGCGGTCGCGCCCTGCGGTGCTGCCGGGCGGCCGGGGGGGGCTGGCGTCAGCCGTTCGAGTTCGTCTTCTGTCAGGCGGGTGCGTTCCGCCAGTTCGCGGCGCAGCAGGCTGCGATAGAAATCGCCCTTCACCTTGGCGATGAAGGGCAGGGCGAGCCGGGCCAGACGAGCCCGGCCGTCCACCGAACGCACGTCCAGACCCTCTTCCAGATGCCGGAACAGGAACTCGGACAGCGAGGGGGCGTCAGCGGCCATGGCCAGCAAGGCTTCGCGTCCCTGCTGGCGCACCAGGGTGTCCGGGTCTTCGCCTTCGGGCAGGAACAGGAAGCGCGCCTGCTTGCCATCTTCCAGGGTGGCCAGGGCCGATTCGAGGGCGCGCCAGGCGGCCCGTCGGCCCGCGTCGTCGCCATCAAAGCAGAACACCACTTCATCCACCTGACGGAACAGTTTCTGCGCATGCTCTTCCGTGGTGGCGGTGCCGAGGGTGGCGACGGCGTTATCCACGCCGTGCTGGGCCAGGGCGATGACGTCCATGTAGCCTTCCACCACGAACAGTTGCGTGGACTTGTCGCGACTCTGGCGCCACTCCCACAGGCCGTAGAGTTCACGGCCCTTGTGGAAGACCGGGGTTTCCGGGGAATTCAGGTATTTCGGTTTGCTGTCGCCCAGCACGCGGCCACCGAAGCCGATGGTGCGGCCGCGGCTGTCGCGGATCGGGAACATGATGCGGTCGCGAAACTTGTCGTAGGTGCGGCCGGTGTCTTCCCGG
This region of Isoalcanivorax indicus genomic DNA includes:
- the dnaG gene encoding DNA primase, which encodes MSRIPDSFIQDLLARTDLVEVIDARVPLKKTGRNYSACCPFHNEKTPSFTVAPDKQFYYCFGCGAKGNAVGFLMEYEHLSFPEAVKQLADKAGVEVPRERPETADDRARKDHVQTLYDLLARADRFYRQQLKNAPERQTAVKYLKGRGLSGEIAARFGIGFAPPGFDNLISGLSLDERGLALALEAGLLVRREDTGRTYDKFRDRIMFPIRDSRGRTIGFGGRVLGDSKPKYLNSPETPVFHKGRELYGLWEWRQSRDKSTQLFVVEGYMDVIALAQHGVDNAVATLGTATTEEHAQKLFRQVDEVVFCFDGDDAGRRAAWRALESALATLEDGKQARFLFLPEGEDPDTLVRQQGREALLAMAADAPSLSEFLFRHLEEGLDVRSVDGRARLARLALPFIAKVKGDFYRSLLRRELAERTRLTEDELERLTPAPPGRPAAPQGATAPARAATPPASSAGSGPPPGPDVWFDEDAYGAPPADTPPPDWGAPPPVVAPSTPRTAPPRRGRGSTLSLGERMTVILLNAPSLIRQHPLPEKVEELELPGMDLLIEVSTLVQDNPDQPAAALLGSLMALEQGELLTRLLRETLRTPMDEATAGRYWRDAVQQLEVRRLEQAISQETRQPRPDARRLMSLHRALSDARLSLSAPLQ